The sequence below is a genomic window from Physeter macrocephalus isolate SW-GA chromosome 19, ASM283717v5, whole genome shotgun sequence.
GAATGTGTTACAAGCAGGTGAAGGCCCATCAAGAGGTGCCTTCCTTCAGCTGTAAGTAGATGCCTCCGGGAAGCCTTGCGGGTGACGCTGGGCCTTCCCCCAGAGCAGACAGGTGGGTTTAGGGATGCAGCTACATCTAGTGATGGGCTGGGGATGGCAGCCAGAGGAGCAGGGAGTTGGAGGCCTGCCTGCCACGTGGAAAGCACTCCACCTGCCACTGATTATCTGAAAGTCTGGTgacagtgggtttttttgttttttgttttttaacagctttattggagtagaattgctttacaatggtgtgttagtttctgctttacaacaaagtgaatcagttatacatatacataagtccccatatctcttccctcttctgtctccctgcctccacccctccctatcccacccctctaggtggtcacaaagcaccgagctgatctccttgtgctatgcggctgcttcccactagctatctattttacatttggtagtgtatgtatgtccatgccactctctcactttgtcacagcttaccctcccccctccccatatcctcaagtccatgctctagtaggtctgtgtctttattccctgATTAAGCTTTTCAAATGCCTCTGTTTAAGTCACGACTTCAGTACCCTTCTGCCTTAAGAGACTCATCATATAGATGTTTTGAAAGAGTTCCATAGTTCATAGgcatctctttttatttatttgtttattgttaaaGTGGATCATTTTCCAGAAAGCTATTCAAGGATAGTAGAAATGTATGAACTCTTTCTCAAAATTTGGAGGCTTTCCTGTTTTATTCCCAGAGATAATTTTCAAGTAACTTCTGTTGACGGTTAACTCCTTTAGATGTTTGGGAACCTGCCTGAGAAAAGCCAGTGGAAgtctctggggatgggggtgggggcagaggaggagacagGCTCAGATAACCTGTGttgtgatgctttttttttttacttcaggaGATTGTTTTTCACCCTNNNNNNNNNNNNNNNNNNNNNNNNNNNNNNNNNNNNNNNNNNNNNNNNNNNNNNNNNNNNNNNNNNNNNNNNNNNNNNNNNNNNNNNNNNNNNNNNNNNNNNNNNNNNNNNNNNNNNNNNNNNNNNNNNNNNNNNNNNNNNNNNNNNNNNNNNNNNNNNNNNNNNNNNNNNNNNNNNNNNNNNNNNNNNNNNNNNNNNNNNNNNNNNNNNNNNNNNNNNNNNNNNNNNNNNNNNNNNNNNNNNNNNNNNNNNNNNNNNNNNNNNNNNNNNNNNNNNNNNNNNNNNNNNNNNNNNNNNNNNNNNNNNNNNNNNNNNNNNNNNNNNNNNNNNNNNNNNNNNNNNNNNNNNNNNNNNNNNNNNNNNNNNNNNNNNNNNNNNNNNNNNNNNNNNNNNNNNNNNNNNNNNNNNNNNNNNNNNNNNNNNNNNNNNNNNNNNNNNNNNNNNNNNNNNNNNNNNNNNNNNNNNNNNNNNNNNNNNNNNNNNNNNNNNNNNNNNNNNNNNNNNNNNNNNNNNNNNNNNNNNNNNNNNNNNNNNNNNNNNNNNNNNNNNNNNNNNNNNNNNNNNNNNNNNNNNNNNNNNNNNNNNNNNNNNNNNNNNNNNNNNNNNNNNNNNNNNatcaaagataaggtgaccatatgtgtgtgggtttatctctgggctttctatcctgttccattgatctatatttctgttcttgtgccagtaccatactggtgACAGTGTTTTTAAGACAAATCTGTTAAATGACATCACAACAGATTTTGTTTACCTGGAGCATTAAATGACAGAGAGTCAGGGATTGTCTTTTGTGGATAACAGAGAAACGAGGCTCTATCTTAGGGGATACATTAAAGTACATTATCAGTACTTTAAAGAGATATATATTGAAaagcttctcttttctgtttggaAGTGAAGTTCATTTCCAAAGGCAAAGTGTCacattcccatttttaaattccaaattttaTGCAAATTTCTCATTCTCGCCTAAGACAGTCCTTGCTTCTTTCGATTTCAGTAGATTTTGAAACTTTTAATAATTGGACAACTTTCCAAAGTACGGTTAACTGTATCTTTCCAATCTCTGCCCATTCCCACCCCCAATGCCTCCCCGACTCCCTAAAGGGGCCTTCCcaacagtaagtgctcaataaacatccaCTTGAATTAAAAGCATCATTTTAATAAGTGCACTGGGTTACACCCTTCTTACAACAAGCCAACAAATATCTTCGAAACACAGTATCAACCCAGAGAAATTTCCAGTGGCTAATAGTGACTGCAAGatttaattaaaactttacaCTGTGGTAAGTAAAATTAGAGgagactttttttcattttcgtTTCACAACTGGCTGGATCCAATATCTCCAGATAAGACCATTATCTGAAACGTCACGCTGGCGGTTTCCCCTAACAAGCTGAGAGTCACAGCACCATCCCATCGGCCTGTTCATAACTTGTGCCGTgctgctggggggcaggggtgttCACAAGTGCATGGACGTGAGTTATATTTTCATCCCTAGGTCCTTTCAGCTCTTGTCAAGGGAGGCTGAAAATGCAGAATGAGGATGCCAGGCCTTTTAGAACTCACACTCTGTCTGGCATCCCAAGCTCCCGGAGGGCTAGTTCTAGCACCTACTGCTGCCCCCACCCCGAGCTCCACCCAGGACTTTCTGATTCTGtccccctggggtggggggaggagggggcaggagtcTGCCCGTCTGCAAGTGATGTTCCTGAGTGATACTGAGACTGCTAGTCCAAGAACAACACTTTAAGAACTGTTCTTTTGGAACAATGTTTCTCGAAAGATGGCCAGGATCACCTGGGGATGCTGTGGGACCTTCCAGGGGCCTTGGGACATCAGAGTCACCATGCCGGCCATAAAGACCAAGTTGGGAAGGACCACTCCCGGTGACCCTCAGGCACGCTTGGTTTTGAGCAGCACAGGTATACACATAGCTCACCAGCAGCACAGGCTGAACACACCCCACACCCTCCCCCAGGCCACCTAAAGCCACCAACGTGCAGGATTGTCACCTGCTCTCCCTGCCCGTTTGTCACTCTTTTGATCCTCCTCCCTAAACTCTCCATACGTTTCACCCTTAATAGCAAAGAGAGGGGAAGAGCAGCGACCCTGCCTCCCGGGATATGCAGACCTGTGTTCTTACAGGTGAGCACACACAACCCTTCCCTTCTCAGGCCTGTGTTCTTCTTTCGTTCTCCTCTCCCACGTTCCCACCCCTTTATCAGGCTCTGGCCTTGCCAGCCGCCCCCGCTGGATGGCGGGGGGACCACAGGCTACCAAGGGTAATGACTAAagctttccttctccccacctaACACCAGCCCTACCTACTGATTTTCGGAGCAACAGTATACACGCAGGCTTTCTGATGACTAAACGCTAAACCACGGCAGTATCTTAGGAACTGGAGAAGCAGCATCCTCTTCTGATGGGAGGTTTATGTGCTTTTGCATcttctttaaacttttcattGGTGAGTTTGAAAAACATTAGTAATGAAACCTTCTCTCACTTACAAAATAAGCTTATTAATAGGTTGTGGTCATAAAGATAAGAAGCCCCTGGAGAACAGTTTGTGGGAAAGTTGGTTTTCATAGAGAAGaatcctagcaccacttattgaagaggctgtctttaaGGAAGGCAGCCTCTTTACCATTCTACAAAGCATGATAGACACCaccttaaaaaaatgttatactGTTGAAAAACTATGTAAACTACTTATTAAAATGTCTGACCCCTAACTAAAAACTGTCTTAGCATATTTAGATAATACACGCTTATTCGAGAAAACTAAACCTAAAACAAAAACCGAGAGAAAACAACGCTTAATCCAAAATAGTGCCTCTACTGAAACAGATATGTACAGCCTATCAATTCCTGGAATGTATTACAATTGTTATAAAACTACGACAATTTCCAATAAAGCCATCAACTTTTATCGAATTGTCACAGAAGTACCTAAATTCTAAAACCAACTTTTCCCAAAACTAAAGGCTGTGCTTGAGACTCAGGTGGGAGTTCATATCATGTGAAGACATAATTCAGATTACTTGTTCATTTAGAATAACTCAAATTACATACACACGTATCTACAAATCAATATATGTAAGTAACTTCTCTACTGAAAATCTGTAAAATAACCCTTTGAAAACATCAGAGACTAAAACTTGTGATTTTTCCAGATCAGAACAATTGATTAAGCTCAAGCAATACTTCTTTACATCCACAAAACCACATAACGCTTAAAATGTTAAAGTGATTTCTTGGCATATTTCTATCATGCGCCCTGATTTAAACTTGAAATCTTTTCATCACGTCCATTATCAATCTCATTAAAgcaccataaaaatataaaatgtcatgACTCTagttatctgaaaaagaaaaaataaatcaaactgcTAAACAAATCTATTCACACTCTTTGTAAAGGGAACTGTACAACCTtgtattctgaaataattttcaacTTACTGTAAAAACAGTACAAAGATTTCAAGTACATGTTTCACCCGCCTTCACCTAGTGTTGACATCTGACTTAATCAGAGTCAAATTATCCAAAACTAAGAAACTAAATATTGGTACAGTTCTACTAACTCAACTACAGACTCCATTCAGATTTTGGATGTTTTCCCACAAATGTCCTTAAAAGagtacttaaaaaagaaatttctcaaGAAGAGTTTCAAATTCACAAGATTATATTAAGGTTTAATCTATTCCAAATACTGCGGTGGAAGCAAAGGACCAATCTGTTTGCATTTCTACTTCTGCAAACCAAGCCTTGCTTACCAGACCTTACCATATCAGTCTCATTATTATATAAAACCAAACACTTCCTTGCATAGGATATATTACAACTTGGCTTTTGAGAAAATAGGTCAAAGAGGAATGACTTCCCAGTTATGTGGCTTCTCAATCTGGAAAAGAGAATTTCAAGCAGAAGCAAGAATGATTTCACTTTCTTCCTCGCTTCTTACTTGTATATCTTTTTACAGAAGTTATTTTGGATGATCATTCAAAGCGTAGATAGAAGGCAGAAAGTGAGCCTCCAATACTCTGCCTAACAAGTTAGAAATTGTAAACATGGAAAGTGATGTTTAAAATGGAATGTTTATATATACTTAATCTCCTGGACAAAAAacctaattcttttcttttttcttccaatatgTTTAGCACTCTATTTCTGATATCTGGCATTCAAATTATGTGTAGTACCTTCCAGAAATGATTAATCAACAATCACATCAATTCTGAATGCATTCCAAAAGAGGATATGAGGATGCAGAGGGGAAATAGCAAAGTGTCTTGTGTATAAATcttagttacacacacacacacacacacacacacacacacacatacaagtacGGCTAAAAGAGGATATGAGGATGCAGAGGGGAAATAGCAAAGTGTCTTGTGTATAAATcttagttacacacacacacacacacacacacacacacacaaaaacctccACTGATTACATAAAACCTCAGGATTCAGCCCATTGGGTGCCCCCTATTTCAAGAAGAATCggtgatgaaaatgttaatttcaaAAGAAGGGAGGATGCAAGCCAGTCTCAcaatctctcctctccctcccttctgtgTCAGCCAGTTCACATACAATTTGAATGTTTGCAAATAATCATAAGTCACATcactaatttattcaacaaacagtgAATGTAAGTGCTTTATCGGaaccaagaaggaaaaataactgCCTTTGCCCTCAAGCCACTTACCATCGAGCTCCTCTGTCTCTAAAAGGATCCCCATGTCAGGGACAGCAGACAAGTATTTCAATGTCCAGAAGACTCGTAAAGAGAAATAAGTGTCAGTGTCACTCATAACATCAGAATTAACTTTCccaacatacaaagaaaaaaaaaaaaaaaagacttttccaaAGCATTAACTGCTTTCCACATGTTCTACCTAAAACCCAAAGTGGAGAGAAAAAGCATAATGCACTGCAGTTTATCTGATCCTTGCACACACAAATTTTGccaacttcaatttttttaattgcatcgTTGCTAAGCATTCTCTCTGGGATACTGCCCTTCATTTCCTCTTAACCCTCTAACATACTAGGATAACTCTGGCTTCCAAATGAAAAGGAGGCACAGTTCAATCAATGGTATgataacaaacaaacagaatgacatatttcctctgaaagaaaaatctggctaaaattgagttttaaaaaaagtctcttttGGTTTGACTATTAATTTACATAAGCATTAACAAGGACACAGATCAGTACTATATAGGCTGAAGTCCCTTTTAATGATGAGAAACCGATCATTTAAATAAGctacataaatatttctttccacCCCCTTGCCCACAACTTGAAAAATCCATCCAAATGCTTTCTGACACAGCTTAACTTGAAACAAATCCCAGGCAGGGAGCTATGGATTcttaataaagagaaaaccatCAACTAAGGCCCTCATCCTTGGCTTCTAACACTAATGAGTTACAAGGCTCTACAACTGGCGAGTCTACTCCATAATTCACTAATAAGAAAGAACGCAGGCCAATATCTGCATCAAGTTTATAACAGACAGCAGTGGATCAATTTGCTAAATCCTCCAGCGCACGTGCAATTACCAGACAGTTAAGGACATATTAAACTTGGGAAAAGGGTATTTCTCTACTGAAGTTGACAGCATAGAGCGAGCAGTCAACTCCACGCTTGGCTTCCTGGCGGCGGCCAACTGTGGTCAAGGGTCCTTGGGCTCAGGGACGACCAGGGCACGGCCTCTGCGCCTGCGTGTCCCTCGGGCTCCGGGAAAGTAAAGATGTACGTTTCCACAGATCTGACAGCCAGAGGCAAACGtttgaaaggttttaaaatatgcgCTTTACCGTCAGTGAAGGTGTccttcatgaaatttaaaaaaacaaacaaaaagttcaaCTTACTCATTCCTCCCGAATAAACACAGAAACCTATTTTGCAACCCAAGTTCAAGGCCAAATAGCAggctttttattaaaagaaaagccCAGTGCCACCATTCTACGTAGACCTTAATGAAACTGACACACACGAGAAAGTGTGCTAGTGTGCAGGTGTGCAAGCGCCGGCTGTCCATCCACGTGTGTTCCAGGTTAACACCGTGCGGGGTTCGCGCCCCTCCTGACTCCCGACTCCCGGCCACGCGTCCTCCGGCAAGGAGCTCTCCGAGCTCGGACCGCCCGCGCGAAGCAGGCACCTCCCCGccactccctttcctccccacccgGCACCGCGGGCCGCGAGGCGGGCTGACCGCTGCCCCCGGCCGGGCGTTCCGCGGGGCCGAGGGTGCGGAGGGGGAGCCCGGCGGGCACAGCCACGGCGGCCCAGGGCCTGCGGGCCGGCCACTCCCTCCGGGCCGCCGGTCCTCCCGCCGGGACCGACGAGGACGCCCCCTCGGCTCTCCTGGCCAGCCGTGCAGCCGCCGGGACGAGCCGGGGTCAAGGCCGCCGCGAGCCGGGCGGCGGGGGGAGGACCGACGatcgccgccgccgccggagcCGCTGGCTGGTCGGGCGATCGCGCGGGCGCAGCGGGCACGGCGACCCGGCCCGGCCGCCGCTCGCCGTGGGAAGGACCGCGCAGCGCCCACGCCCGGCGGCCGGCGGCTGCAACTCCCAACTTCAGGCAAAGTTTTCTGCTGTTGCTCTCGGAACCTACGCGGGACTCCGAGTGGCGCCGTCCGCCCGGACACGCGCCCAGGCCGCGGAGGAGCGGGGGCCGAGACGGGGGCCAGGTTCCGGGGCCAGCGCCGGGACTCGTCCGCTCGGCCCGCCGGAGCGCTAGGTGCCCGCCCTCCCCGCCGGTCCCGCGCCCGCGCCGGGGACGGGCAGACGCGGTGTCCGGCCCGCCGCGCCCCCTGCCCGGCCCTGCCGTTCGCCGCTGGGGCTCTGCCACCGGGAGCTGCCCGCGTCCCGGGACCCCTCCGGCCCGCGCGCCCCAGGCCCCGGCAGGCGCAGCCCCGCGTACCTGAAAACGTGTCCCCCGCCGCAGTTAGCAAAAGTCCGGTCAAAGTCGCCAGGCAAGTCCCAAGTCTCCCCATGGTGCTGAGTGCGCGCCGGGCCGCTCCCGGCGGCGCTGGGTGGGCGCGAGGGCGGAGGGCGGCCGGCGGCCGGGAGCTTTGCCTCCAAGGCGGCAAGAAGAGGAGGGTGAACAGCCAAAACCAGAACCAGACACCCAAAGTGCTAACAGTTGCAGAAGTCCCAACTCCGGCGGCTCCCGGGGCTGGGGGCGAGGGTCTTGGGTCCTCCCGCCCTATCGCCGGCCCCGCTCGGAGCTGCGCCGCTGCGAAAGAGAGCGGAGGGCGCGCCCGTGAAGCCAAAATCCGCCCTCCGTGCCGGCGGCTGCGCTGGCCGCCGCTCTCCTTCCCCGGCTCGGGACCCGAGCCTCCGGCGCCGCGgtggccggggccggggccgtgGCCGCGCGCGTCCCGCCCGCCGCCTCTGCGCCGCCAGGCGAGCCAGCCCCCGGGCGGCGGCGCGCCGATGGCCGAGCCCGCGCCGGCTGCAAGCGGGGCTCCCGCTCCCCGACTGACTGGCGGTGCCCCGCAGGCCGGCTGAAGGGAGCGCCCACGTCACGGCCGCCCGCGCCGCCGCGGCCCGCTAGAGGGCGTGAGCGCCCGGTCCCGCCGGCCCGCGCCCGGCGTTCGGCGGCCGCGGCGCCTCGGGGGGAGCCGGGCGGGGGGTGGCCGCGGGGGCGGCGTCACCGAGCGGAGAGCGGCGGCCGGGCGGTGCCACCCGCTCCCTCCCGCTCCCCTCCCGCCGCAGCTTCGGTTTCGCGGCCGGCTTCCGGGAGGGTGACCGCGCAGGGGCCGCGCCTGGACCAGAAGTTTGTCCCGGGTCGCGGGCCGCCGGGAGTTGGCGAGCGCGGCGGGCAGGACAGCGGCCTGCGGCcccgcgggcgggcgggcgaggCAGCTCCGATCCCGGCGCCGGACGGCAGTGTCGGCGGGCAGGGCCGGAGGCACCGGGAGTCGCGGGGCCCGCGCTCCCCGGCGGCTGCGGTCCAGGCGAGCCGGCAGATCCCGGGGCTGCGAGGGTCTGCGGCGTCTCCGCGCCGCGGGCGCCGCGAAGTTGGCGGGCGCCCGGACAGCTAGCTGCGGCCGGGGACACCGAGACCCCGCAGCGCACCGGCAGCCCCGCGCGACACCCGCGCTCCTGCCCCCGGAACCTCGCACCCTCTGAGCAGGACACGCTCGGCCGCTTCATTGCGTCCCAGCCGTCCCGGGTGGGCCGGAGCGAGCCGCGGGCCATGCACGGAAGGCGGCGGTCACACGGACCTACGTAACCTGTGATTTCTGTGTCTGGTGCAAAGTGTTGGGAAACGCGGGAGGAGGCGTGGGTAATGAATCAAATGATGtcttgaaatatataatttaccaTTTGGGGTGTGGAATGCCTATTTCATTAAGTGGATAAAATAGCTTCCAATGCTTCAGTAAAGAGGTTCAGTttgtaaaattgaaaaaaaaagaaaaagaaaaaggcggGGTAGTTGGGGGGAATCCTTCTATTTCCCTTGGAATAACATACAAGGAGCTGCAGAGGCCAGGCCTAGCTAAATGAAAGCAGTAGAAGGCCTGGGAAGAGGTTAAATTAGAAACCAAGTAACTACCCGTGAGTTGCACGGTGTTCTAGGGCGGGGAACCGCGCCAGCAAAAGGGCAAACCCATGAAGCAAGTGAGCCCCGGGCTCCCTCCCGGTACTGACAAAGGCCCAGAAAGTGCATTGATCCCACTCTCACCTCGACCCTGTCTCCAGTGGACGCTAGAACCATCAGACAAGGATATGTCACAGCTGTCACCTCCCCGGGGCAAACTGAGGGATTGGACTTTTGATTTTGGTGCCCAACGAACAGCTCCTCTTTCTTGCAGAATTCCACTTATTAGATCCTTATCAGAAGTGCTCTTTCGAAGGCTCTGTATTAATCATTGACGTTTTAATACTACGGACCTTACATCATCCTGCTTCTTCTCccaaatatgtatttgttgagcCTTATCTCGATTGCAAAATAACATTTGAAGTATGGAGAGGCAGGTGGGTCACATACCTCCAAGGATCAGCAGTGAGGGTCTGTCACCTGGGCTTTCCCTGGTGCTGAGGTCCTGTGATGTGATGGAGCCCAAATTTCCTTTATTTGAATGGTCATGTGCTTTCCAGTGGAGCTGTTGTATTAGTAGATGTGAGATGGATCCAGATAAGGAGGGAGATGTCAATCTAGTCATTTGCCTTCTTTGAGTTGGGTGAAGAAGGTAATATTAAGGTAGGATTTCATTCGCAAAGTATGTGAATTCTTTCAGCAAATACCTAAGAAGGTCATAtatctgccaggcactgagctacgTGCTGGAGGTTGTCTTACGCTGGGCTCCCCCAGGAACAGGCCTGAAGTTAAGGATTTAAGTATAAGTGGTTTTAGGTTTTATTGGGGGAGTAATCCCAGGAAGCAGTACAAGAGGAATGGGAAAGTGAGACAGAAGGGTGAGGTGGAGTCAATATAGGGTGTATGAAAGAGCAAGTTGCCACTGTGGGCATCTGGCACTCACTCCCCTGGGGACCCCCAGGAGAAAGTATGGAACAGCCTTAGAGCTGGAGCACCCTACCCCGGGGCAAGGACGTGTGTGAGTTGGCTGGGTGGGGGCATGGGAGACAGCTGCGCAGATAGGGGTCCCTTCACCAGTGGGGAGAAAGCCCTGTAGGGACTCCCAGTGCTGTTACCCTGGTAACCGGAAGATGCCCTGTCCCTTCCTCAGGTTACTTAAAGCTCAGTGGGAGACCCAATGAATTTCCATTATCTCTGATCTCTAAACATTACAGTGTTAAGCCGGCTCTGCCCTTATTAGCCTGAAATCCGCATTGCAAACAGTGGTGGGGTTTTGGCCAGCAGCTCCTTCCCTGGCAATTCCAACAGCTACTGTTTCTTCACTCCCTCTTCCAGGTAACTGGCCAAAGCAGCACTGAGCCCAAATGGAAGGCCTCTCTTCAAAAGGAATGGATTGGACTTCCTCTAAGGAAAGGATGCTGTAGGAGTCCTTCCAATGGGACATttcttgtcactttttttttttttcagcaggggagttttttataattttaatccaACCACATGACACTCCTGTCTCTCTGAGGACAACAGTGACATTTGCAGAATGGCTGGTCACAGGGGTGCTATCAAGCCAGCCCCCCTCATATGTCTAAATATTTCGACGTTATTCATCAAGCTGGCAAACTATTCTATACTATGTTATATCTTCCTACCTTGACAAAGATAACAATACCAAAAGATAAGAAAGCCTATAGTTTTCATATGACGAAAGTCAGCAAAATATCAAAGACAACTGAATATATCATTGTGcgtatctttattttctgttggtAGTCTGGCTGTATggatcaataataaaaaagacatacataATTCATgcattattatgtatttattccttaagttttattttgcctttattttagtAAAATCGCTCATATGTGGCCGTAATCGAGACTGTCACATAATTTTTGTCCTAGTGATAGCAATGATCTGTTCTGTATGGAACATTTATAGCCACATTTCACCCAGTTTTGTTCCTCAGAGGTGCTTGCAAGTATTGAGTAGCCACAtgtggacagcacagatatagaacatttccgtCATCACAGAAAGCTCTTTTGGAAAACACTGAGAAAGGATGAGTGTATTCAAATTATGCGAAATTTGAGtatatattttcatcaaaaacgtaaattcaaaaatttttaatcagaaaattaaaattactttcctATAGTTACTGAAAACTCCTTTCTTCCCAATGATTCAAAGATATCTGCTAGAAGTAAAATGCAAACTACAAATTAGGATTAGGAATACCAGGactgaaataaaatgattcataaaaagcttaacattttctttaatattttaaattcagtgaTACGTGGTGAATTTTGAATAAACAGAAACCTATTAGCCATGTGAGCATTCAACGCCCACCTAGCTGTCAATGTAAAGAATCAGTATCCTGTTTCACGAATAACTACATATCTACCATTTCAACAGTAATAttaatcatttcattttgaaagatgTTCCTCAATCAACAAATTCAACACACGCAAATACTACACTAGCGTGTGACTTCTTACAGACTTGGAACccaaagagaagcaagaaaattgGTGGTTGGCATTACAAGGAAACCCCACTCGCTCACATTTAACACTTTCCTATTCCTGCTACCTGAAAGCAAGGATTTGATTTTTAATTGATTGGACTTTTAACGAAGTGCCTCTGCCGTGACATTATCCACACACCTCGGTGTGTCCATGTCCGTGTCAGTGGCAGCACACCCTGGAAATCTTCACAGTGTCCTTCCAAGGCCAGGGGACAAAAGTCAGGGTGAAGCATTTCTCTGGAGCCAGCACAGAGCTGGTTTTGAGATTGGACGTTTAGGGTTATGGTTTATGGTCTCTCAACACTGAGCACCAGATCCCTAGTGACAGAGGTGACCACGTGCCCCTGcgtacatttctttttataggttAGTGATCCCCAGGGAGCTGgaaggcccaggcccagggcaggagcCCACCCTGCCCACTGTCTGCGCTGTGATGGTGTTGTTAGCATCAGTAACTCTGTGACATTTGTCCCAACCTCTTGAAagtcaaaatgtaaataaaaaaagaaaactgaccaTAACCTATCCCCACCTATCCTCAATGTTCGGTTGAATTTGGAGGTTAATCACAGGCAGAAAGTTCCTGATCCATCAAAAGTATCTATCACACCTGCCGAAAAGCATCGACAAAAGAATCATTTAAATACCTCCCAGGTGGCTTAACTGGGGCTAACAGGACCCAGCAGAAACGGAAAACATTGTCCTAGAAAACTCACGTTTTGTTCTCTAGGCTCTGCTGCAATGATTAATTCCCTTTTTAGAGGCGCGTTGAGATTGTGGAAGTGTATTTTGAGATaacaaatggaaaatgtaaaTAAGCCCCCTCGTATGGGTTTCACGATGATGTATTCTTTCATTGATCAAAGATAGTATGTcgttgaaaagaaaataacaaagggaaggaaggagggagggagggaggaaggaaggaaggaaaggagaaaggggaaagagagggagtgGGAGATAGAGCTAGCTTGGAATTTGGAGTCCAGCTTGACTGAGTCCCAACTGTGTGATTTAAATTAGTTTCCATTTCCTGGCTTGCAGAAATGGCATTACACGTGGCAGCTCTCCGTGCATCTGAGGCCCTGAACAAACCTCTCTGATGAAGTAAAGCCCTAAGGGTGCAGAGTGCATCCCAGTCTGCCCGCCCCCTCTCTCGGCCCCGCCCGTGCATCACAGTCTCTGCCCGcctacccccgcccccgcccccacttGTCGCTACCTGGAGAAGCACGTGAGCCTCGGGCAgcgctggggggtggggagcgtgGACGCAGAGATAAGCAGATCCGTGCTGGGTGCACGCCCTCTCCGTCAGAGTCGGCTTACTCAGTCAGGACTTCACAGCTTCACTTACCTTCTGAATGTGTGT
It includes:
- the LOC114484341 gene encoding translation initiation factor IF-2-like, producing the protein MVLSARRAAPGGAGWARGRRAAGGRELCLQGGKKRRVNSQNQNQTPKVLTVAEVPTPAAPGAGGEGLGSSRPIAGPARSCAAAKESGGRAREAKIRPPCRRLRWPPLSFPGSGPEPPAPRWPGPGPWPRASRPPPLRRQASQPPGGGAPMAEPAPAASGAPAPRLTGAGRGVAAGAASPSGERRPGGATRSLPLPSRRSFGFAAGFREGDRAGAAPGPEVCPGSRAAGSWRARRAGQRPAAPRAGGRGSSDPGAGRQCRRAGPEAPGVAGPALPGGCGPGEPADPGAARVCGVSAPRAPRSWRAPGQLAAAGDTETPQRTGSPARHPRSCPRNLAPSEQDTLGRFIASQPSRVGRSEPRAMHGRRRSHGPT